In a single window of the Chaetodon trifascialis isolate fChaTrf1 chromosome 19, fChaTrf1.hap1, whole genome shotgun sequence genome:
- the susd6 gene encoding sushi domain-containing protein 6 yields MCDGMVAFQTRALSSSSSSPFASSSLAHRLAASALLLLFTLLPHGHASGCARPPGVQHGDLLNQTEANRGSFPPGTLLTYGCEPGYTADGPTSIICTSSGAWSYQPPRCIRSNVCSPPTEPENGGYRCHPSPCHRLTQKTVIEYFCDEGYALKGDYKFLTCQNGEWDGPMQISCRLTQDKEPNSPLGIPALSIVASTASSVALILLLVVLFVLVQPKLKSFHHSRREQGVSGQPSSIMVEGVQVTLPSYEEAVYGSSGPCGASGPPPSPPPPLAPPESRVPIVLSEGLPQGATGGQGPGRTRHHRDLDFCLPSTSSSSSFSSRRHAETVLVHQAPSSSSSSSSSWAREHPGGACAGPLPLRRDSESSDQHSLLSVTSADDFSDDIPLLKEA; encoded by the exons ATGTGCGATGGAATGGTAGCGTTTCAGACGAGAgccctgtcctcctcttcctcctctcccttcgcctcctcctctctagCCCACAGGCTGGCTGCCTCCgcgcttctcctcctcttcaccctgcTCCCTCATGGTCACGCATCAG gTTGTGCGCGGCCACCCGGCGTGCAGCACGGAGACCTGCTGAACCAGACCGAAGCTAACCGGGGCTCTTTCCCCCCGGGCACCCTGCTGACTTATGGCTGTGAGCCTGGCTACACTGCAGATGGACCCACCAGCATCATTTGTACTAGCTCTGGAGCCTGGTCCTATCAGCCTCCACGCTGCATCAGGAGCAACG TGTGCTCGCCCCCCACTGAGCCAGAGAACGGGGGCTACCGCTGTCATCCATCTCCCTGCCACCGCCTCACCCAGAAGACCGTCATCGAGTATTTCTGTGACGAGGGCTACGCTCTGAAGGGCGACTACAAGTTCCTCACCTGCCAGAACGGCGAGTGGGACGGCCCCATGCAGATTAGCTGCCGACTCACACAAG ACAAAGAGCCAAATTCTCCTCTGGGAATACCCGCTCTGTCTATTGTGGCGTCCACGGCTAGTTCTGTGGCACTCATCCTGCTTTTAGTGGTGCTGTTTGTTCTCGTACAGCCCAAACTCAAGTCCTTCCATCACAGCAG GAGGGAGCAGGGGGTCTCAGGCCAGCCCAGCTCCATCATGGTGGAGGGCGTCCAGGTGACGCTGCCCTCCTACGAAGAGGCCGTATACGGAAGCAGCGGACCCTGCGGCGCTTCcggtcctcctccttctccaccacctcctctggCTCCTCCAGAGTCTCGCGTCCCGATCGTGCTCTCTGAGGGCCTTCCTCAGGGAGCCACGGGAGGCCAAGGCCCCGGCAGAACCCGCCACCACAGAGACTTAGACTTCTGTCTCCCATCCAcgtcctcctcatcatccttcTCCTCCCGCCGTCATGCAGAGACGGTGCTGGTTCATCAggccccctcttcctcctcctcttcttcttcatcatggGCTAGAGAGCACCCTGGGGGTGCATGCGCAGGCCCCCTACCGCTCCGCAGAGACTCTGAGAGTAGCGACCAGCACAGTCTGCTTTCTGTTACCTCTGCGGACGACTTTTCTGACG ataTTCCCCTGTTGAAGGAAGCATGA